From the genome of Symphalangus syndactylus isolate Jambi chromosome 13, NHGRI_mSymSyn1-v2.1_pri, whole genome shotgun sequence:
CGGCGGGAAGGGCACAGGTTCGGCAGCGAAGGCGACCGTCGCGGCGCCCCCCGCGCCCCCGGCGCCGCCCGCGTAGCTGCTCAGGTTCGCGTAGACGGGCGCTTCGGGCGCGGCCGCCGCCGGGGCCAGCTCGCCGGGGGGCGCGGAGCCCGTGGCCGTGCCCGAGGGccccccggcggcggcggcggcagcggcggccgCGCCCGCGCCGAGCTGGTTCTGCTTGTGTAAATCCTCCAGGGCCTTGACGAAGCCCTCGGCGAACTCCTGCTCCTCGCTGGCCGCCACCTTGGGGTAGAGGAACTGTGTGCTCGTCGGCGTGGTGGTGACCAGCCCGTTGGACTGGATGATGAGGCGCTCGAGCTCGGGGGAGGCCAGCTTCAGCAGCCCCAGGTCGGGAGACGCGAGCAGGCCGTCGGGGGGTGCCGCGCTGGGGGCGCCGTCGGCGCGCAGGGGGGTAGGAGGCGGCGCGGCCGCAGGCTTGAGCGCCGCCGCCACCTGCTCACTCAGGCTCAGCGTCAGCGCGTCCTTCTTCATCATGCTGCCGGCCGCGGCCGTCGGGGGCGCCCCGGGGAACAGGCGGCCCGGGGACGCGAAGCTGCCGCCGCTGCCACTGGCGCCGCCGCCCAGGCCGCTCAGCGCCTCATCGCCGTAGAAGGGTGTTTCCATCCTCCGCCTCCCCCGCCGCGCCGGCCCGGGGGGGAGTGGCCGCGGCCTCCCGGGGGGCCCGCGCCCCCCCGTCCGCTCGGCCCTGCGCCCGCCCCGGCCGCGgccgctgcgcccggccctcCGCTGGCGGCGGCTCCTGCGCCGCGCCACTCGTGCGCCCTCTTATAGCCTCGGCTCGGCGCGATGAGCTCACCGCCCCCGTTCGCCATTGGGTGCGGGTGACGTCGCTCATTTGCATGGAGGGGC
Proteins encoded in this window:
- the JUND gene encoding transcription factor JunD, giving the protein METPFYGDEALSGLGGGASGSGGSFASPGRLFPGAPPTAAAGSMMKKDALTLSLSEQVAAALKPAAAPPPTPLRADGAPSAAPPDGLLASPDLGLLKLASPELERLIIQSNGLVTTTPTSTQFLYPKVAASEEQEFAEGFVKALEDLHKQNQLGAGAAAAAAAAAGGPSGTATGSAPPGELAPAAAAPEAPVYANLSSYAGGAGGAGGAATVAFAAEPVPFPPPPPPGALGPPRLAALKDEPQTVPDVPSFGESPPLSPIDMDTQERIKAERKRLRNRIAASKCRKRKLERISRLEEKVKTLKSQNTELASTASLLREQVAQLKQKVLSHVNSGCQLLPQHQVPAY